From a region of the Fischerella sp. JS2 genome:
- a CDS encoding ribbon-helix-helix protein, CopG family yields MNSITIKIPDEDLEKLQATANRLGVSIEELVLMGVENLLKQSDASFQDAMDYLLKKNTELYKRLA; encoded by the coding sequence ATGAACAGCATTACTATCAAAATTCCTGATGAAGACTTAGAAAAACTACAAGCAACAGCTAATCGCCTTGGTGTATCGATAGAAGAATTAGTGCTAATGGGTGTTGAAAATTTGTTGAAACAATCAGATGCATCCTTTCAAGATGCTATGGATTATTTACTTAAGAAAAATACTGAACTTTACAAACGCTTGGCGTGA
- a CDS encoding type II toxin-antitoxin system death-on-curing family toxin, producing MRYLTLEEILELYQRIIEQSGGSASISHHNGLESAIAQPQMTFAGEELYPSIIEKAVALGFSLIKNHPFIDGNKRIDHAAMEVFWYYMVLKLMQQWMIKNK from the coding sequence ATGCGCTATCTCACTTTAGAAGAGATATTAGAACTTTATCAACGCATTATTGAGCAATCTGGTGGTTCAGCAAGTATTTCTCATCATAATGGACTGGAATCAGCCATTGCTCAACCACAGATGACATTTGCTGGAGAGGAACTTTACCCCAGCATTATTGAAAAAGCTGTAGCACTTGGTTTTTCACTAATTAAAAATCATCCTTTTATAGATGGTAATAAACGCATTGATCACGCTGCAATGGAAGTTTTTTGGTATTACATGGTTTTGAAATTAATGCAGCAGTGGATGATCAAGAACAAGTAA